A DNA window from Streptomyces sp. 71268 contains the following coding sequences:
- a CDS encoding SMC family ATPase codes for MRLHRLSVTAFGPFGGTHEVDFDALSAAGLFLLHGPTGAGKTSILDAVCYALYGAVPGARQGSTLSLRSHHADPHTPTSVLLELTVADRRLEITRHPEQLRPKKRGDGMTRDKAQTLLREQVTTGPNGPEWKALSRSHQEVGEEIGQLLGMSREQFCQVVLLPQGDFARFLRADDQARGQLLGKLFDTGRFAAVEDRLAELRRTTQRRVVSGDEDLLRLAHRIAQEAGDNPDTRERPLPDLTPGEPGLAAAVLEWAAIARSGARERRDVALAAVRAAEDAHQAAGRRAEEAAELDRLQRRYARARARAAELAERAPEREQDRERLRRARDAEVVAPALDLCQAAERDLRAARGAEERCRAPLPPHLATADRDQLAALERELREELGQLAAARRVERRVLDIDAELAGLDRDARADEDAIAEAADWIAGWSERRLAHQRRVDACQEAAARADQLAARVEPAVRARDAAELRDRLTGRVEALRAERLRAAEHSAAARDHWLDLKERRLRGIAAELAAALRPGQPCAVCGSSAHPAPAQAGDDHVDRAAEEAAQAAHQEAEALREEADGQLGAARAELAAATASAGDTPAAELAHAVRELQDEHATARAVGAETHAAREELAHAEREYERRRAQREDAERRVAARTSRREALSGELESLTAQLTEATRGAASVAARADRLERQVTQLADAVEAAAASESAARRLSEARERLADAAQRAGFPTPREAADAVLDAARREALQRALDQWQAEETAVTAELADPALQAAAGRPAADLAEAEAAVEAATHTLRGASARETAARERCGQLDQLSTQAARAARALGPLRAEYERVAALASLTAGTSAENERKMRLESYVLAARLEQVAAAASARLEYMSGGRYTLVHSDARTSGRGRAGLGLHVIDAWTGHGRDTATLSGGETFFASLALALGLADVVTDEAGGVRLDTLFIDEGFGSLDEQTLDEVLDVLDSLRERDRTVGIVSHVADLRQRVPAQLEVVKGRAGSAVRHRLGV; via the coding sequence ATGAGGCTGCACCGGCTCTCCGTCACCGCCTTCGGTCCCTTCGGCGGCACCCACGAGGTCGACTTCGACGCCCTGTCGGCCGCCGGCCTGTTCCTGCTGCACGGGCCGACCGGCGCGGGCAAGACCTCGATCCTGGACGCCGTCTGCTACGCGCTGTACGGGGCCGTCCCCGGCGCCCGCCAGGGCAGCACGCTCAGCCTGCGCAGCCACCACGCCGACCCGCACACCCCCACCAGCGTGCTGCTCGAACTCACCGTCGCCGACCGGCGGTTGGAGATCACCCGGCACCCGGAGCAACTACGCCCGAAGAAGCGCGGCGACGGCATGACCCGGGACAAGGCGCAGACGCTCCTGCGCGAACAGGTCACGACCGGGCCCAACGGGCCGGAGTGGAAGGCGCTGAGCCGCTCCCACCAGGAGGTCGGCGAGGAGATCGGCCAGTTGCTCGGCATGAGCCGGGAACAGTTCTGCCAGGTGGTGCTGCTCCCGCAGGGCGACTTCGCGCGCTTCCTGCGCGCCGACGACCAGGCGCGCGGCCAGCTCCTCGGCAAGCTCTTCGACACCGGCCGCTTCGCCGCCGTCGAGGACCGACTCGCCGAACTGCGGCGCACCACCCAGCGGCGGGTGGTCAGCGGCGACGAGGACCTCCTGCGCCTCGCCCACCGGATCGCCCAGGAGGCCGGCGACAACCCCGACACCCGCGAGCGCCCGCTGCCCGACCTCACCCCCGGCGAACCCGGCCTCGCGGCCGCCGTGTTGGAGTGGGCCGCCATCGCCCGCAGTGGCGCCCGCGAGCGGCGGGACGTGGCGCTCGCGGCCGTACGCGCCGCCGAGGACGCGCACCAGGCGGCCGGCCGGCGTGCCGAGGAGGCCGCCGAACTCGACCGGCTCCAGCGCCGGTACGCGCGGGCCCGGGCCAGGGCCGCGGAGCTGGCCGAGCGGGCCCCCGAGCGCGAACAGGACCGCGAGCGACTGCGGCGCGCCCGCGACGCCGAGGTCGTGGCGCCCGCGCTGGACCTGTGCCAGGCCGCCGAGCGCGACCTGCGCGCGGCCCGCGGCGCCGAGGAGCGCTGCCGCGCCCCGCTCCCGCCCCACCTGGCCACCGCCGACCGTGACCAGCTCGCCGCGCTGGAGCGCGAACTACGCGAGGAACTGGGCCAGTTGGCGGCGGCGCGCCGAGTGGAGCGCCGGGTGCTGGACATCGACGCCGAACTGGCCGGGCTCGATCGGGACGCCCGGGCCGACGAGGACGCCATCGCCGAGGCGGCGGACTGGATCGCCGGCTGGAGCGAGCGCCGCCTCGCCCACCAGCGGCGCGTCGACGCCTGCCAGGAGGCCGCGGCCCGGGCCGACCAGCTCGCCGCGCGCGTCGAGCCCGCCGTACGCGCCCGCGACGCGGCCGAGCTGCGCGACCGGCTCACCGGGCGCGTCGAGGCGCTGCGCGCCGAACGGCTGCGCGCCGCCGAGCACTCCGCCGCCGCCCGCGACCACTGGCTCGACCTCAAGGAACGCCGGCTGCGCGGCATCGCCGCCGAACTCGCCGCCGCGCTGCGCCCCGGCCAGCCGTGCGCGGTCTGCGGCAGCAGCGCGCACCCCGCCCCGGCCCAGGCGGGCGACGACCACGTGGACCGGGCGGCCGAGGAGGCGGCGCAGGCCGCCCACCAGGAGGCCGAGGCGCTGCGTGAGGAGGCCGACGGCCAGCTCGGCGCGGCCCGCGCCGAGCTGGCCGCCGCCACCGCGAGCGCCGGCGACACCCCGGCCGCCGAACTCGCCCACGCCGTACGCGAACTCCAGGACGAGCACGCCACGGCGCGGGCGGTGGGCGCCGAGACGCACGCCGCGCGCGAGGAGTTGGCGCACGCGGAGCGCGAGTACGAGCGGCGCCGGGCCCAGCGTGAGGACGCCGAACGCCGGGTCGCGGCCCGCACCTCCCGCCGCGAGGCGCTGTCCGGCGAACTCGAATCATTGACGGCGCAGTTGACCGAGGCCACGCGCGGGGCGGCCTCCGTCGCCGCCCGCGCGGACCGCTTGGAGCGCCAGGTGACGCAGCTCGCCGACGCGGTGGAGGCGGCGGCCGCCAGTGAGTCGGCGGCGCGGCGGCTGAGCGAGGCGCGCGAGCGCCTGGCGGACGCCGCCCAGCGCGCGGGCTTCCCGACCCCACGGGAAGCGGCCGACGCCGTACTCGACGCCGCCCGGCGCGAGGCCCTGCAACGGGCGCTCGACCAGTGGCAGGCCGAGGAGACCGCGGTCACCGCCGAACTGGCCGACCCGGCACTCCAGGCCGCGGCCGGACGCCCGGCCGCCGACCTCGCGGAGGCCGAGGCCGCCGTCGAGGCGGCCACCCACACCCTGCGCGGCGCGTCCGCGCGCGAGACCGCGGCCCGCGAGCGGTGCGGTCAACTCGACCAGCTCTCCACCCAGGCGGCCCGCGCGGCCCGCGCCCTCGGCCCGCTGCGGGCCGAGTACGAGCGGGTGGCCGCGCTGGCCTCCCTCACCGCCGGCACCTCCGCGGAGAACGAGCGCAAGATGCGCCTGGAGTCCTACGTGCTCGCCGCCCGGCTGGAGCAGGTCGCCGCCGCGGCGAGCGCGCGCCTGGAGTACATGTCCGGCGGGCGCTACACGCTGGTGCACTCCGACGCCCGCACCAGCGGTCGCGGCCGGGCCGGGCTCGGCCTGCACGTCATCGACGCCTGGACGGGCCACGGCCGGGACACCGCGACCCTGTCGGGCGGCGAGACCTTCTTCGCCTCGCTGGCCTTGGCCCTGGGCCTGGCCGACGTGGTCACCGACGAGGCGGGCGGGGTGCGCCTGGACACCCTCTTCATCGACGAGGGGTTCGGCAGCCTGGACGAGCAGACCCTGGACGAGGTGCTCGACGTGCTCGACTCGCTCCGCGAGCGGGACCGCACGGTGGGCATCGTCAGCCACGTCGCCGACCTGCGCCAGCGCGTTCCGGCCCAACTGGAGGTCGTCAAGGGCCGCGCGGGCTCGGCCGTGCGGCACCGCCTCGGCGTCTAG
- a CDS encoding exonuclease SbcCD subunit D, whose amino-acid sequence MRMLHTSDWHLGRSFHRVSMLQAQRDFIQHLVRTVHEREVEAVLVAGDVYDRAVPPLAAIELFDDALHQLAHCGVPTILISGNHDSARRLGVASGLIRQAGIHLRTDPAQCGTPILLPDAHGDVAFYGLPYLEPHLARAAVGADRARHTAVLGAAMDRVRADLATRPAGTRSVVLAHAFVAGGAGSDSERDITVGGVAAVPTAVFDGVDYVALGHLHGCQRITERVRYSGSPLAYSFSEANHRKSMWLIDLDAAGDVHAERLDCPVPRPLARIAGRLDDLLTDPRYEPHEDSWVEATLTDPARPREPMARLARRFPHVLSLAFAPERTEEAAHASYAQRLRGRTDQQIAEDFVTHVRAGRAVDPEERVVLSDAFDEVRAAAGHEHPGPGADDGAPDDGAGAHGRRPRVPGMRAAGAGRTRPGGDGAAEVAR is encoded by the coding sequence GTGAGAATGCTGCACACGTCGGACTGGCACCTGGGACGCTCCTTCCACCGCGTGAGCATGCTCCAGGCCCAGCGCGACTTCATCCAGCACCTGGTGCGCACCGTCCACGAGCGGGAGGTGGAGGCGGTCCTCGTCGCGGGGGACGTCTACGACCGCGCGGTGCCGCCACTGGCCGCGATCGAGCTGTTCGACGACGCGCTGCACCAGCTCGCCCACTGCGGCGTCCCCACCATCCTGATCTCCGGCAACCACGATTCCGCGCGCCGCCTCGGCGTCGCCTCCGGCCTGATCCGGCAGGCCGGCATCCACCTGCGCACCGACCCGGCGCAGTGCGGGACGCCCATCCTGCTGCCCGACGCGCACGGCGACGTCGCCTTCTACGGACTGCCCTACCTGGAGCCCCACCTCGCGCGCGCCGCCGTGGGCGCCGACCGAGCCCGGCACACGGCCGTGCTCGGCGCGGCCATGGACCGGGTACGCGCCGACCTGGCCACGCGCCCCGCCGGCACCCGCTCCGTCGTGCTCGCCCACGCCTTCGTCGCCGGCGGCGCGGGCAGCGACAGCGAGCGCGACATCACCGTCGGCGGCGTGGCCGCCGTGCCCACGGCAGTCTTCGACGGCGTGGACTACGTGGCCCTCGGCCACCTGCACGGCTGCCAGCGGATCACGGAGCGGGTGCGCTACTCGGGCTCCCCGCTGGCCTACTCGTTCTCCGAGGCCAACCACCGCAAGTCCATGTGGCTCATCGACCTCGACGCCGCCGGCGACGTACACGCCGAACGCCTCGACTGCCCGGTGCCGCGCCCGCTGGCCCGTATCGCCGGCCGCCTCGACGACCTGCTCACCGACCCCCGATACGAGCCGCACGAGGACTCCTGGGTGGAGGCCACCCTCACCGACCCGGCCCGTCCGCGCGAACCCATGGCCCGCCTCGCCCGCCGCTTCCCGCACGTCCTCAGCCTCGCCTTCGCGCCCGAGCGCACCGAGGAGGCGGCGCACGCCTCGTACGCCCAGCGGCTGCGTGGCCGCACCGACCAGCAGATCGCGGAGGACTTCGTGACCCATGTGCGCGCCGGCCGGGCCGTGGACCCCGAGGAGCGCGTGGTGCTCAGCGACGCGTTCGACGAGGTACGCGCGGCGGCCGGGCACGAGCACCCGGGCCCGGGTGCCGACGACGGCGCCCCCGACGACGGCGCCGGGGCCCACGGCCGGCGCCCCCGGGTGCCCGGCATGCGCGCGGCCGGCGCCGGGCGGACTCGCCCGGGCGGCGACGGGGCCGCGGAGGTCGCCCGATGA
- a CDS encoding YigZ family protein, translating into MAEQYRTVAREGVHEIEINKSRFRCALAPAATEREAQEFVERVRREHSTATHNCFAYVIGADGGVQRASDDGEPGGTAGVPMLQMLVRREVRYVAAVVTRYYGGVKLGAGGLIRAYGGVVGEALDVLGTVVRQRYRLVTVVTDHQRAGKLENDLRAMGRAVREVRYGEGVTIEVGLPGADLEAFRAWLADSTAGTARLEIGDEVYGTAPGA; encoded by the coding sequence ATGGCTGAGCAGTACCGCACGGTGGCCCGCGAGGGCGTGCACGAGATCGAGATCAACAAGTCCCGCTTCCGCTGCGCGCTGGCGCCCGCGGCGACCGAGCGGGAGGCGCAGGAGTTCGTCGAGCGCGTCCGCCGCGAACACTCCACCGCCACCCACAACTGCTTCGCCTACGTCATCGGCGCCGACGGCGGTGTCCAGCGGGCCAGCGACGACGGGGAGCCGGGCGGCACCGCCGGCGTGCCGATGCTCCAGATGCTGGTGCGCCGCGAGGTGCGGTACGTCGCCGCCGTCGTCACCCGCTACTACGGCGGGGTCAAGCTGGGCGCCGGCGGGCTGATCCGGGCCTACGGCGGCGTGGTGGGGGAGGCCCTGGACGTTCTCGGCACCGTGGTGCGCCAGCGGTACCGACTCGTCACCGTCGTCACCGACCACCAGCGGGCCGGGAAGCTGGAGAACGACCTGCGCGCCATGGGGCGCGCGGTGCGCGAGGTGCGCTACGGCGAGGGCGTGACCATCGAGGTCGGGCTGCCGGGCGCCGATCTCGAGGCGTTCCGCGCCTGGCTCGCGGACAGCACGGCGGGCACCGCGCGCCTGGAGATCGGCGACGAGGTGTACGGCACGGCCCCCGGCGCCTGA
- a CDS encoding CoA-binding protein — protein MYADDETVRTILRESGDTWAVVGLSANEDRAAFGVARVLQRFGKRVVPVHPKAETVHGERGYATLADIPFPVDVVDVFVNSRLAGPVADEAVAIGAKAVWFQLGVIDPEAYARTRAAGLAMVMDRCPAIEIPRLS, from the coding sequence ATGTACGCAGACGATGAGACGGTTCGCACGATCCTGCGGGAGTCCGGCGACACCTGGGCCGTGGTGGGCCTGTCCGCCAACGAGGACCGGGCGGCCTTCGGCGTGGCCCGGGTGTTGCAGCGGTTCGGCAAGCGCGTGGTTCCGGTCCACCCCAAGGCGGAGACGGTGCACGGCGAGCGGGGGTACGCGACGCTGGCCGACATCCCCTTCCCGGTCGACGTCGTCGACGTCTTCGTCAACTCCCGGCTCGCGGGCCCGGTCGCGGACGAGGCGGTGGCCATCGGCGCCAAGGCGGTCTGGTTCCAACTCGGCGTCATCGACCCGGAGGCGTACGCGCGCACGCGCGCCGCGGGCCTCGCCATGGTCATGGACCGCTGCCCGGCGATCGAGATCCCCCGGCTGAGCTGA